In Anopheles gambiae chromosome 2, idAnoGambNW_F1_1, whole genome shotgun sequence, a single window of DNA contains:
- the LOC1281904 gene encoding small ribosomal subunit protein uS19 codes for MADQAPEDGTKKKRTFRKFTYRGVDLDQLLDMKQEALVELMHSRAKRRFKRGQRRKPQALIKKLRLAKKNTPPNEKPACVKTHLRNMIIVPEMVGSTVGVYNGKTFNQTEIRPDMIGHYLGEFSMTYKPVKHGRPGIGATHSSRFIPLK; via the coding sequence ATGGCCGACCAAGCACCGGAGGATGGAACCAAGAAGAAGCGTACCTTCCGTAAATTCACGTACCGCGGCGTGGACCTGGACCAGCTGCTGGACATGAAGCAGGAGGCGCTGGTGGAGCTGATGCACAGCCGGGCCAAGCGGCGCTTCAAGCGCGGACAGCGCAGGAAGCCGCAGGCCCTCATCAAGAAGCTGCGCCTGGCCAAGAAGAACACGCCCCCGAACGAGAAGCCGGCCTGCGTGAAGACGCATCTGCGTAACATGATCATCGTGCCGGAGATGGTCGGCTCCACCGTCGGTGTGTACAACGGCAAGACGTTCAACCAGACGGAAATCCGGCCGGACATGATCGGCCACTATCTGGGCGAGTTCTCGATGACCTACAAGCCGGTCAAGCACGGTCGCCCCGGTATCGGTGCTACCCACAGCTCCCGTTTTATTCCACTGAAGTGA
- the LOC1281903 gene encoding uncharacterized protein LOC1281903 has protein sequence MLTKKEKLLIRPWQMQRYINHRIKVVTAMPAIDFHPPPERIHIAQKLKKQQKELERKEKIEQENIRLLQRLGAIMSKKRLDNIWTYTRPNFLRRENIYPIRPKTTPSDASSGYRRASSAKPSMGGGNLSSNATVSPLTGWTKSIRCSACSAPARAAIQLNQIAPEGRIPWAPQRKTTNRKLLQEAETEQHECCRFCCC, from the exons ATGCTAACCAAGAAGGAAAAGCTGCTCATCCGTCCGTGGCAGATGCAGCGCTACATTAACCACCGGATCAAGGTGGTAACGGCCATGCCGGCCATCGATTTTCATCCCCCGCCGGAGCGAATCCACATCGCCCAGAAGCtgaagaagcagcagaaggagCTGGAACGCAAGGAGAAGATCGAGCAGGAAAACATTCGCCTACTGCAGCGTCTCGGGGCGATCATGAGCAAGAAGCGGCTGGATAACATCTGGACCTACACCCGACCAAA CTTTCTTCGGCGTGAAAACATCTACCCCATCCGTCCAAAGACTACCCCTTCGGACGCTTCCTCCGGCTATCGTCGAGCATCGTCCGCCAAACCATCGATGGGTGGTGGAAACCTTTCCTCCAACGCCACCGTGTCACCGCTGACGGGCTGGACCAAATCGATCCGCTGCAGTGCCTGCAGTGCGCCGGCCCGTGCGGCCATCCAGCTGAACCAGATCGCCCCGGAGGGTCGCATCCCGTGGGctccgcagcgcaaaaccaCCAACCGGAAGTTGCTGCAGGAGGCTGAAACGGAACAGCACGAATGTTGTcgattctgctgctgctag
- the LOC1281902 gene encoding probable asparagine--tRNA ligase, mitochondrial yields MALLCCRAILRFSSRSYHYYRIKDLSPDNCKPGNKVNVKGWVKSIRNMKGNLFVDINDGSGPQNFQLVINKEKAIDTAYGCSVDACGVLVASPKNQLELHVDTLTEVGKCPLTEGYPFYPKKSYPPEYIRNHLHLRSRVNSMASTFRVRHEATRAFNEYLQRGGFVQIHTPVLTSNDCEGAGEAFLVKPLNEQLLKGMAKENVPLEHAYFDRATFLTVSGQLHLEAMAHGLDKVYTFGPTFRAENCKSNIHLSEFYMLELEEAFMGTLDELTHRVEDMLKSVTKSVIDRSAADLSVVRKSNSQDGGGQLEDCFRWIDKPFPRLTYDEAMHILQANEAKLKSPVRREEGINKEQELFLVEHCQSPVFVCLWPKAIKSFYMRENAQNPSLVDALDLLVPHVGELVGGSVREDSYDRLRRKLPNADVLQWYLELRKFGSVTTAGFGMGFERYLAWLLNVHNVKDVIPFPRWAHNCVM; encoded by the exons ATGGCTTTGCTGTGTTGCCGTGCAATCCTGCGATTCTCGTCCCGCAGTTACCACTATTACCGAATAAAGGATCTTTCGCCGGACAACTGTAAACCGGGCAATAAAGTGAACGTTAAA GGATGGGTCAAATCGATCCGAAACATGAAGGGCAATCTGTTCGTGGACATAAATGACGGTTCGGGTCCGCAAAACTTCCAGCTCGTGATCAACAAGGAGAAAGCCATCGACACTGCGTACGGCTGTTCGGTCGATGCGTGCGGAGTGCTCGTAGCCTCGCCAAAGAACCAGCTTGAGCTGCACGTGGACACCCTGACCGAGGTGGGCAAATGTCCCCTGACCGAGGGTTACCCGTTCTACCCCAAGAAATCGTACCCGCCCGAGTACATCCGCAATCATCTGCATTTGCGCTCCCGCGTAAACTCCATGGCATCGACGTTCCGGGTGCGGCACGAGGCAACGCGCGCGTTCAACGAGTACCTGCAGCGGGGGGGTTTTGTCCAGATTCACACGCCCGTGCTAACGTCAAATGACTGCGAAGGTGCCGGCGAAGCGTTCCTGGTGAAGCCGCTGAACGAACAGCTGCTGAAAGGCATGGCGAAGGAAAACGTTCCCCTCGAACACGCCTACTTCGATAGAGCCACCTTCCTGACGGTTTCCGGCCAGCTGCACCTGGAAGCGATGGCGCACGGCTTGGACAAGGTGTACACGTTCGGGCCAACGTTCCGGGCGGAGAACTGCAAGTCCAACATTCACCTGTCCGAGTTCTACATGCTGGAGCTGGAGGAAGCGTTCATGGGCACGCTGGACGAGCTAACGCACCGGGTGGAAGATATGCTGAAAAGCGTCACCAAGAGTGTAATTGATCGCAGTGCGGCAGACCTAAGCGTGGTGAGAAAATCGAACAGCCAGGACGGTGGTGGCCAGCTCGAGGACTGCTTCCGATGGATCGATAAACCATTCCCCCGGCTAACGTACGACGAAGCGATGCACATACTGCAGGCGAACGAGGCGAAACTGAAGTCTCCCGTACGGCGGGAGGAGGGCATTAATAAGGAGCAGGAACTGTTCCTCGTCGAGCACTGCCAGAGtccggtgtttgtgtgtctctgGCCGAAGGCAATCAAGTCGTTCTATATGCGAGAAAATGCGCAAAATCCTTCCCTGGTCGACGCGCTCGATCTGCTCGTCCCGCACGTCGGCGAACTGGTGGGCGGCAGTGTGCGTGAGGATAGTTACGATCGTTTGCGGCGCAAGCTGCCGAACGCGGACGTCCTGCAGTGGTACTTGGAGTTGCGCAAATTCGGAAGCGTCACGACGGCCGGCTTCGGGATGGGATTCGAGCGATACCTGGCGTGGCTACTGAACGTTCACAACGTGAAGGATGTGATACCGTTTCCCCGGTGGGCACACAACTGTGTGATGTAG
- the LOC1281901 gene encoding short coiled-coil protein homolog, whose product MSLKSQDDIPLADDDLEVIINDDESSKYMCNGRSLDSIASSYTNGNSSPQQFLENESPDADEQEEKARLIAQVLELQNTLDDLSQRVDSVKEENLKLRSENQVLGQYIENLMSASSVFQSTTPNNVQNKKK is encoded by the exons ATGTCACTCAAATCGCAGGACGACATTCCGCTGGCGGATGACGATTTAGAAG TCATCATCAACGATGACGAAAGCTCCAAGTACATGTGCAATGGGCGATCGCTCGACTCGATTGCCAGCTCGTACACGAACGGCAACTCCAGCCCGCAGCAATTCCTGGAAAACGAAAGCCCCGACGCGGACGAGCAGGAGGAGAAGGCCCGTCTCATCGCCCAGGTGCTCGAGCTGCAGAACACGCTGGACGACCTGTCCCAGCGGGTGGACAGCGTGAAGGAGGAGAATCTCAAGCTGCGCTCCGAGAACCAGGTGCTCGGCCAGTACATCGAGAATCTGATGTCCGCCTCGTCGGTGTTCCAGTCGACCACGCCGAACAATGTGcagaacaagaagaagtaa
- the LOC1281900 gene encoding cysteine-rich hydrophobic domain-containing protein 2, whose amino-acid sequence MMADFDAIYEEQELSEENLEEAHVQMVPDPIVIRGAGNMTVFGLSNRFNVQFPAGLVSRVAPEEFKATVLRINAVLKKTLPVNVKWLFCGCVCCCCTLGCSLWPVICLSKRTQHTLNKLLEWENSHLYHKLGLHWRLSKQQCDSNSMMEYVLLIEFIPKTPIYRPD is encoded by the exons ATGATGGCCGATTTTGACGCAATCTACGAGGAGCAGGAGCTGTCCGAGGAAAACCTGGAAGAGGCGCACGTGCAGATGGTTCCGGATCCGATTGTAATCCGTGGGGCTGGCAATATGACAGT gtttGGCTTAAGCAATCGATTCAACGTGCAGTTTCCAGCCGGTCTGGTTTCGCGCGTTGCCCCGGAAGAGTTCAAAGCGACCGTGCTGCGGATCAACGCGGTGCTGAAAAAGACGCTCCCCGTCAACGTAAAGTGGCTGTTCTGTGgttgcgtttgctgctgctgcaccttaGGATGTTCTCTATGGCCTGTGATATGTTTAAGTAAGAGG ACGCAGCACACGCTAAACAAACTGCTCGAGTGGGAAAACAGCCACCTTTACCACAAGCTCGGATTGCACTGGCGCCTCAGCAAACAGCAGTGCGACTCCAACTCGATGATGGAGTACGTGCTGTTAATAGAATTCATACCGAAAACGCCAATCTATCGGCCGGACTAG